In one Niveibacterium umoris genomic region, the following are encoded:
- a CDS encoding DUF2145 domain-containing protein, translating into MTALRRAALLLVLLAMPRAHAGQVCTEQPIGPESLSKAFGLALKTRGALDQSGAEVVMLARVGQDLSKWGLRYTHLGYVWRDAPSGRWTVVHELNQCGSASSALYAEGLANFYADDLFRWEGLILIPPPEIQKRLAESFRSGAYQAMHEPHYNMLAYPFDARYQNSNQWAIEVLADAEAGPFTGRGEAQRWLKGAGYQASTVKIDAPTRLGARIFRANVAFDDQPFDRRMAGQIDTVTVESVYAWLTRYAPAARRVLVRL; encoded by the coding sequence GTGACTGCGCTGCGCAGGGCGGCGCTGCTGCTTGTGCTGCTGGCGATGCCGCGGGCGCATGCAGGCCAGGTCTGTACCGAGCAGCCGATCGGGCCCGAATCGCTGAGCAAGGCCTTCGGGTTGGCGCTCAAGACCCGCGGGGCGCTCGACCAGAGCGGTGCCGAAGTCGTGATGTTGGCGCGGGTCGGGCAGGATCTTTCGAAGTGGGGGCTGCGTTACACCCACCTCGGCTACGTCTGGCGCGATGCGCCGTCCGGGCGCTGGACCGTGGTGCACGAACTCAATCAGTGCGGCAGCGCCAGCTCGGCCCTGTATGCCGAAGGGCTCGCCAACTTCTACGCCGACGATCTGTTCCGGTGGGAGGGTTTGATCCTGATCCCTCCGCCGGAAATCCAGAAGCGCCTCGCCGAGTCCTTCCGCTCGGGCGCTTACCAGGCGATGCACGAGCCGCACTACAACATGCTCGCCTACCCTTTCGATGCGCGGTATCAGAATTCCAACCAGTGGGCGATCGAGGTGCTTGCCGACGCGGAAGCGGGCCCCTTCACGGGCCGTGGCGAGGCGCAGCGGTGGCTCAAAGGCGCCGGATACCAGGCGAGCACGGTGAAGATCGATGCGCCGACCCGGCTCGGCGCGCGGATTTTCCGTGCCAACGTCGCATTTGACGACCAACCTTTCGATCGGCGCATGGCGGGGCAGATCGATACGGTGACGGTGGAGTCGGTGTACGCCTGGCTCACCCGCTACGCCCCGGCCGCAAGGCGGGTGCTGGTGAGGCTGTAG
- the dusA gene encoding tRNA dihydrouridine(20/20a) synthase DusA, whose product MTHAANPLPPRRLSVAPMLDWTDRHCRYFHRLLAPHAWLYTEMVTTGALQYGDVERHLRFHGEEHPVALQLGGSDPVALAHAAKLGEDWGYDEINLNCGCPSERVQNGAFGACLMAEPALVRDGCRAMRDAVAIPVTVKHRIGIDRIEDYSFVRDFIGTVAESGVTTFIVHARNAWLKGLSPKENREVPPLRYEFAHRLKQEFPAFEILVNGGLTTTEQIEVQLRHVDGVMIGREAYQNPWALAEWERTLFVPDWAPSREHVIAALVAYCEREKAAHGTPVRAIVRHVLGLANGLPGARGFRRLLSDPQRLRNDDPQLLWEAWACIGKPADRDEAAAA is encoded by the coding sequence ATGACTCACGCCGCAAATCCGCTGCCGCCTCGCCGTCTGTCCGTCGCGCCGATGCTCGACTGGACCGACCGCCATTGCCGTTACTTCCACCGCCTGCTGGCGCCGCATGCCTGGCTGTACACCGAGATGGTGACCACCGGTGCGCTGCAGTATGGCGATGTGGAACGCCACCTGCGCTTTCACGGCGAAGAGCACCCGGTTGCGTTGCAACTGGGCGGCTCCGACCCCGTGGCGTTGGCGCACGCGGCGAAGCTGGGCGAGGACTGGGGCTACGACGAAATCAACCTGAACTGCGGTTGCCCTTCGGAACGGGTGCAGAACGGCGCCTTTGGTGCCTGCCTGATGGCCGAGCCGGCGCTGGTGCGCGACGGCTGCCGCGCGATGCGCGACGCGGTGGCGATTCCGGTGACGGTGAAGCATCGCATCGGCATCGACCGCATCGAGGACTACAGCTTCGTGCGCGATTTCATTGGCACGGTGGCCGAGTCCGGCGTCACAACCTTCATCGTGCACGCCCGCAATGCCTGGCTCAAGGGGCTTTCGCCGAAGGAAAACCGCGAGGTGCCGCCGCTGCGCTACGAATTCGCGCACCGGCTGAAACAGGAATTTCCCGCCTTCGAGATCCTGGTGAACGGCGGGCTGACGACGACCGAGCAGATCGAGGTGCAGTTGCGCCATGTCGACGGCGTGATGATCGGCCGCGAGGCGTATCAGAACCCTTGGGCGCTTGCCGAATGGGAACGCACGCTGTTCGTGCCGGACTGGGCGCCGTCGCGCGAACATGTGATCGCGGCGCTGGTGGCGTATTGCGAGCGCGAAAAGGCGGCGCACGGTACGCCGGTGCGTGCCATCGTGCGGCATGTGCTGGGTCTGGCCAATGGCCTGCCGGGCGCGCGCGGCTTTCGCCGTCTGCTCTCCGATCCGCAGCGCTTGCGCAACGACGATCCCCAATTGTTGTGGGAGGCCTGGGCTTGCATCGGCAAGCCGGCGGACCGCGACGAAGCGGCGGCGGCCTGA
- a CDS encoding pteridine reductase → MHHEKVVLVTGAARRVGASIARTLHAAGCSVAIHHRGSLADAENLACELEALRAGSTLLLQADLLDAAALPALVARVVARFGRLDGLVNNASSFFPTAIGEIGEAAWADLTGTNLKAPLFLSQAAAPHLRAAGGAIVNIVDVHAERPLAGYPVYSAAKAGLQGLTRALAIELAPQVRVNGVAPGAIEWPEDGQFPPGEREAIVRHTLLKRTGSPQDIAGAVRFLLLEAPYVTGQILAVDGGRSAHL, encoded by the coding sequence ATGCATCACGAAAAGGTCGTCCTGGTTACCGGTGCCGCGCGACGCGTGGGGGCGAGCATCGCGCGTACGCTGCACGCGGCCGGCTGCAGCGTCGCGATCCACCACCGCGGGTCGCTTGCCGACGCCGAGAACCTCGCCTGCGAGCTGGAAGCGCTGCGCGCCGGGAGCACCTTGCTGTTGCAGGCCGACCTGCTCGATGCGGCCGCGCTACCGGCGCTGGTGGCGCGGGTGGTGGCGCGCTTCGGGCGGCTCGATGGGCTGGTCAACAACGCGTCGAGTTTCTTCCCGACGGCGATCGGCGAGATCGGCGAGGCGGCCTGGGCGGATCTGACCGGCACCAATCTCAAGGCCCCGCTGTTCCTGTCTCAGGCTGCGGCGCCACATTTGCGCGCCGCCGGCGGTGCGATCGTGAATATCGTCGATGTGCATGCCGAGCGCCCGCTCGCCGGATACCCGGTCTATTCCGCCGCCAAGGCCGGCCTGCAAGGCCTGACTCGCGCGCTGGCGATCGAGCTGGCGCCGCAGGTGCGGGTCAATGGCGTCGCGCCCGGCGCGATCGAGTGGCCGGAAGACGGGCAGTTTCCGCCCGGCGAGCGTGAGGCGATCGTCCGCCATACCCTGCTCAAGCGCACCGGCTCGCCGCAAGACATTGCTGGCGCGGTGCGCTTCCTGCTGCTCGAGGCGCCTTATGTGACCGGCCAGATACTGGCCGTGGATGGCGGGCGCTCTGCGCATCTGTGA
- the ttcA gene encoding tRNA 2-thiocytidine(32) synthetase TtcA, with translation MNPHAAPEHQGETPLSNTFLRLRKHLERQVGRAIGDFSMIEDGDVVMVCCSGGKDSYSLLSLLLSLRERAPINFRIIAMNLDQKQPGFPAEVLPAYFEKLGVEYRVVTEDTYAIVKAKIPEGKTTCSLCSRLRRGIIYRVARELGATKIALGHHRDDMLETLFLNMFFGGRIKSMPPKLTSDDGQHIVIRPLAYCSERDLSRFARGMDFPIIPCNLCGSQENAQRKHVKAMLQEWEQRYPGRIQSLTTSLANVVPSHLQDQALFDFKGVQRGAAVAEGDVAFDTPELSQPAQVVDFVAMDQVDRDSFGGVPVLSGSMLPSR, from the coding sequence GTGAACCCGCACGCCGCCCCTGAGCACCAGGGCGAAACCCCGCTTTCGAACACCTTCCTGCGCTTGAGGAAACACCTCGAACGCCAGGTCGGCCGCGCCATTGGCGATTTCAGCATGATCGAGGACGGTGACGTCGTGATGGTCTGCTGTTCCGGGGGCAAGGATTCCTACTCGCTGCTCTCGCTGCTGCTGTCGCTGCGCGAACGGGCCCCGATCAACTTCCGCATCATCGCGATGAACCTCGACCAGAAGCAGCCCGGCTTCCCGGCCGAGGTGCTACCGGCCTACTTCGAGAAGCTGGGGGTCGAGTACCGCGTCGTCACGGAAGACACCTACGCGATCGTCAAGGCCAAGATCCCGGAAGGCAAGACAACCTGCTCGCTGTGCTCGCGCCTGCGCCGCGGCATCATCTACCGGGTCGCGCGCGAGTTGGGGGCCACCAAGATCGCGCTCGGCCACCATCGCGACGACATGCTCGAGACCCTGTTCCTGAACATGTTCTTCGGTGGTCGCATCAAGTCGATGCCGCCCAAGCTGACCAGCGACGACGGCCAGCACATCGTGATCCGGCCGCTCGCCTACTGCAGCGAACGCGACCTGAGCCGTTTCGCGCGCGGCATGGACTTTCCGATCATCCCTTGCAACCTGTGCGGCTCGCAGGAGAACGCGCAACGCAAGCATGTCAAGGCTATGCTTCAGGAATGGGAGCAGCGCTACCCCGGTCGCATACAGTCGCTGACGACGTCGCTCGCCAATGTGGTGCCGTCCCATTTGCAGGATCAGGCGCTTTTTGATTTCAAGGGCGTGCAGCGCGGTGCGGCGGTTGCAGAGGGCGACGTTGCCTTTGACACGCCGGAACTCTCGCAGCCGGCACAGGTCGTGGATTTCGTTGCGATGGATCAGGTTGATCGTGATAGTTTCGGTGGTGTGCCGGTGCTCTCAGGTTCTATGCTTCCGAGCCGTTAA
- a CDS encoding adenylate/guanylate cyclase domain-containing protein, whose translation MSNRNDMNCVLFAELLGDTKVADKLGSAEAQRALDRARNRIMRAVDGNHGRALLDRAHRVIAAFKRADDAVQSAAEMQEKVRRLPPVSGINLELKIGLHCGELRLGEEPAGEAVELASRLAGAASPGQTLLTGELALHLTDGVRALATAVPGRGLHYGEVEVPLYELGDGDIVSPAANGPMSEGGPSPTRSRLVLRHRGIAHIVTESRPILLMGREEGNDIVVLDRRASRHHARIEWRGGRFYIVDQSSNGTFVAPEDEAEIMLKREECALPANGRVGCGFSCDEDTQGELVTFEVREA comes from the coding sequence ATGTCGAACCGGAACGATATGAATTGCGTGTTGTTCGCCGAGCTGCTCGGCGACACCAAGGTTGCAGACAAGCTGGGCAGCGCCGAGGCGCAGCGCGCGCTCGATCGCGCGCGTAATCGCATCATGCGTGCCGTGGACGGAAATCATGGCCGTGCCCTGCTCGATCGCGCGCATCGCGTGATCGCGGCGTTCAAGCGCGCCGACGATGCGGTGCAATCCGCGGCCGAAATGCAGGAAAAGGTGCGCCGCTTGCCGCCGGTTTCCGGTATCAACCTTGAACTGAAGATCGGTCTGCACTGCGGCGAGCTCCGGCTGGGCGAAGAGCCTGCCGGCGAGGCCGTGGAACTGGCGAGCCGCCTGGCTGGCGCCGCCAGCCCCGGGCAGACCCTGCTCACCGGCGAACTCGCCCTGCACCTGACCGATGGGGTGCGCGCGCTGGCTACTGCGGTGCCGGGGCGCGGGCTGCATTACGGCGAAGTCGAGGTGCCCTTGTATGAACTGGGCGACGGCGACATCGTGAGTCCGGCCGCCAACGGGCCGATGAGCGAGGGCGGCCCGTCGCCGACCCGCTCGCGCCTGGTATTACGCCACCGCGGCATTGCCCACATCGTGACCGAATCGCGCCCGATCCTGCTGATGGGTCGTGAGGAAGGCAACGACATCGTCGTCCTCGATCGCCGTGCCTCGCGTCACCATGCCCGCATTGAATGGCGCGGCGGTCGCTTCTACATCGTCGACCAGAGTTCGAACGGCACGTTCGTTGCGCCGGAAGACGAGGCCGAAATCATGCTCAAGCGCGAAGAATGTGCGCTGCCGGCCAACGGGCGGGTTGGTTGTGGCTTTTCCTGCGACGAGGATACGCAGGGCGAACTGGTGACCTTCGAGGTTCGCGAAGCCTGA
- the hemE gene encoding uroporphyrinogen decarboxylase, with protein sequence MSRPRNDTFLRALMRQPTDYTPTWLMRQAGRYLPEYCETRRRAGNFLALCKSPQLACEVTLQPLARFPLDAAILFSDILTVPDAMGLGLYFAEGEGPRFERPLREEWAIRDLSAPDPHDKLRYVIDAVAEIRRALDNSVPLIGFSGSPFTLACYMVEGSGSSDYRHLKSMLYARPDLLHHILGVTADAVTQYLNAQIEAGAQAVQIFDTWGGTLTPHAYREFSLAYMQRVIAGLKREQDGERVPVIVFTKGGGQWLEDIAAIGCDAVGLDWTTDIAQARARVGAKVALQGNLDPSALFGTPESVSAEARRVLDAFGNHPGHVFNLGHGISQFTDPENVTALVETVRSHSRAIRVG encoded by the coding sequence ATGTCCCGTCCTCGCAACGACACCTTCCTGCGCGCATTGATGCGCCAACCGACCGACTACACGCCGACCTGGCTGATGCGGCAAGCCGGCCGCTACCTGCCGGAATACTGCGAGACGCGCCGCCGCGCGGGCAACTTCCTGGCGCTGTGCAAAAGCCCGCAACTGGCCTGCGAAGTGACCCTGCAGCCACTCGCGCGCTTTCCGCTCGACGCCGCGATCCTGTTTTCCGACATCCTCACCGTGCCGGACGCGATGGGCCTCGGGCTCTATTTCGCCGAGGGCGAGGGGCCGCGCTTCGAACGTCCGCTGCGCGAGGAATGGGCGATCCGCGACCTGTCAGCGCCGGATCCGCACGACAAGCTGCGCTATGTGATCGACGCAGTTGCCGAGATCCGCCGTGCGCTCGACAACTCGGTGCCGCTGATCGGCTTTTCGGGCAGCCCCTTCACGCTGGCCTGCTACATGGTCGAGGGCAGCGGTTCGAGCGACTACCGCCACCTCAAGAGCATGCTCTACGCGCGGCCGGACCTGCTGCACCACATCCTCGGTGTCACCGCCGATGCGGTGACCCAGTACCTCAACGCGCAGATCGAGGCCGGCGCTCAGGCGGTGCAGATCTTCGACACCTGGGGTGGCACGCTGACGCCGCATGCCTACCGCGAATTCTCGCTGGCCTACATGCAGCGCGTGATCGCCGGACTCAAGCGCGAGCAGGACGGCGAGCGCGTTCCGGTCATCGTGTTCACAAAGGGCGGCGGGCAGTGGCTGGAGGATATCGCGGCGATCGGCTGCGACGCGGTCGGGCTGGACTGGACCACCGACATCGCGCAGGCCCGCGCGCGTGTTGGCGCCAAGGTTGCGCTGCAAGGCAACCTCGACCCGTCGGCGCTGTTCGGCACGCCGGAATCGGTCAGCGCCGAGGCGCGCCGCGTGCTCGATGCCTTCGGCAATCACCCTGGCCATGTCTTCAACCTCGGCCACGGCATCTCGCAATTCACCGATCCGGAGAACGTCACCGCGCTGGTGGAAACGGTGCGTAGCCACAGCCGGGCCATCCGCGTAGGCTGA
- a CDS encoding STY0301 family protein translates to MRAARLAMLLSVSANAGAATICPPQLDSNETLPQAPQAWSVERSTTPRWLKGITVFDGPPGELASLRPEEQAGGRRLLWRFDSPSPRGIWIACQYDGSRLMLTRRLEPAPRLCELITDGRVTVGGQAPPLSFNCR, encoded by the coding sequence ATGCGTGCCGCTCGGCTCGCGATGCTGCTCAGCGTTTCTGCCAATGCCGGGGCCGCAACGATCTGCCCGCCACAGCTCGACAGCAACGAAACGCTGCCGCAGGCACCCCAGGCCTGGTCCGTCGAGCGCTCGACCACCCCCCGGTGGCTCAAGGGCATTACCGTATTCGACGGCCCGCCAGGCGAACTCGCGTCACTGCGGCCAGAGGAGCAGGCGGGCGGGCGCCGGCTCTTGTGGCGCTTCGACTCACCAAGCCCGCGCGGCATCTGGATCGCCTGTCAGTACGATGGCAGCCGCCTGATGCTGACACGCCGACTGGAGCCTGCGCCCCGCCTCTGCGAACTGATCACCGATGGGCGCGTCACGGTGGGTGGGCAAGCGCCGCCGCTCTCATTCAACTGCCGCTAG
- a CDS encoding DUF2905 family protein — protein MRTTVDTMIKWLLVVVLVALASGLFDGWLRARFPRGLPGDLRLRLGGREVRVALGMTVLLSLLATLLLRRL, from the coding sequence GTGCGGACGACGGTCGACACGATGATCAAGTGGCTGCTGGTCGTCGTCCTTGTCGCGCTGGCATCCGGCCTGTTTGACGGCTGGTTGCGCGCCCGCTTCCCGCGTGGGCTGCCGGGCGACCTGCGTTTGCGACTGGGCGGGCGTGAAGTCCGCGTTGCGCTGGGCATGACGGTGCTGTTGTCGCTGCTGGCAACGCTGCTGCTGAGGCGCCTGTAA
- a CDS encoding glutathione S-transferase family protein, which translates to MLTLYTWGTPNGRKVSIMLEECGLRYSVKPIDIGAGAQFDPAFLALNPNNKIPVLVDEEGPGGAPITLFESGAILVYLAARTGKFLPSDDPGRFETLQWLMFQMGSLGPMLGQAHHFLRFAPEAVPYAMKRYSDETRRLYGVLEGHLEHHDWLAADQYTIADIAAYPWVDRHDYQQIDLAHYPNVQLWHDRISARPAVQRGMKVPA; encoded by the coding sequence ATGCTCACGCTGTACACCTGGGGGACGCCGAACGGCCGCAAGGTCTCGATCATGCTCGAAGAGTGCGGGCTTCGCTACTCGGTCAAGCCGATCGACATCGGCGCCGGCGCCCAGTTCGACCCGGCCTTTCTGGCGCTCAACCCCAACAACAAGATCCCGGTGTTGGTGGACGAAGAGGGGCCGGGCGGCGCGCCGATCACGCTGTTCGAGTCCGGCGCGATCCTTGTTTACCTTGCGGCCAGGACCGGCAAATTCCTGCCGAGCGACGACCCCGGCCGTTTCGAAACCCTGCAGTGGCTGATGTTCCAGATGGGCAGCCTGGGGCCGATGCTGGGCCAGGCGCACCACTTCCTGCGCTTCGCACCGGAGGCCGTGCCCTACGCCATGAAGCGCTATTCCGACGAAACCCGGCGCCTGTATGGCGTGCTCGAGGGGCACCTGGAACACCACGACTGGCTGGCGGCGGATCAATACACCATCGCCGACATTGCCGCCTATCCATGGGTCGATCGCCACGACTACCAGCAGATCGACCTCGCCCATTACCCGAACGTGCAACTCTGGCACGACCGTATTTCCGCCCGTCCCGCTGTCCAGCGTGGCATGAAGGTACCCGCATGA
- a CDS encoding alpha/beta hydrolase, giving the protein MNARSPLGLELLSALPQGKAHATPLLFVHGAHAGAWCWQEHFLPFFAEHGWAAHALSLSGHGASPGREYLDALSIDDYVRDLREAIATLPAPPVLIGHSMGGFVVQKLLEKQAAPALVLMCAVPPGGMWTSALGLAIRRPGLVFGLNRLAGGGQIGVHELVEAMFHQPLPPDLLERYFRRMHGESQRAIWDMLGFALPHPRREHCKHVMVMGAAEDALIATAGVRQTASSWGVEPLIVPGIGHGMMLEPGWRAAAEPILHWLDSLAL; this is encoded by the coding sequence ATGAACGCCCGATCACCGCTTGGCCTCGAACTCCTCAGCGCGCTGCCGCAAGGCAAGGCGCACGCTACGCCGCTGCTCTTCGTGCATGGCGCCCATGCCGGCGCGTGGTGCTGGCAAGAACACTTCCTGCCCTTCTTTGCGGAGCACGGCTGGGCGGCGCATGCGCTGTCTCTGTCGGGCCATGGTGCAAGTCCCGGTCGCGAGTATCTCGATGCCTTGTCGATCGACGACTATGTGCGCGACCTGCGTGAGGCGATTGCGACCCTTCCTGCGCCCCCAGTGCTGATCGGTCATTCGATGGGTGGTTTCGTCGTGCAGAAGCTGCTTGAGAAGCAGGCGGCGCCGGCCCTGGTGCTGATGTGTGCGGTGCCTCCGGGCGGCATGTGGACCTCCGCGCTGGGTCTCGCGATCCGCCGCCCCGGACTGGTCTTCGGCCTCAACCGGCTCGCCGGCGGCGGGCAGATCGGCGTGCATGAACTGGTCGAGGCCATGTTCCACCAGCCTTTGCCGCCGGACTTGCTGGAACGCTACTTCCGGCGCATGCATGGCGAATCGCAGCGCGCGATCTGGGACATGCTGGGTTTCGCGTTGCCGCATCCGCGTCGCGAGCACTGCAAGCATGTGATGGTGATGGGGGCTGCGGAAGATGCGTTGATTGCCACCGCCGGCGTGCGTCAGACCGCGTCGTCATGGGGTGTCGAGCCGCTGATCGTGCCGGGCATCGGCCACGGCATGATGCTTGAGCCCGGCTGGCGCGCCGCGGCCGAACCGATCCTGCACTGGCTCGACAGCCTCGCCTTGTGA
- a CDS encoding DUF2804 family protein, which translates to MSRLQAPPPTLLDAQGAPNFGASAGVLDAVDWTALKRPRAPGWFDRRLRHKRWQYLALAHPQVFVGLAVVDLGWAAHGFAYAFRRGEGRPVSVARDGLPAACRVSSRPFGDADARLPGLRLNFMRSGDTLAVRLRSRVLSLEAALDLAHMAPPACVIAPANLLAHCTHKSAAIDVTGSLEIGGDRLVLDGACASLDHSDGLLAHDTRWNWASAHASGFGFNLQAGYMGDAENIVWLEGQPYKLGPVHFDYNAADPLAPWRIRSACGNTDLRFAPEGLHRGNKNLGLVASRFVQAIGCFSGRIGAPGTATLEIRELLGVTEDHASRW; encoded by the coding sequence GTGAGCCGCCTTCAAGCACCGCCGCCGACCCTGCTCGATGCTCAGGGCGCGCCCAACTTTGGCGCATCGGCGGGCGTGCTGGATGCGGTGGACTGGACGGCGCTCAAACGCCCCCGAGCCCCTGGCTGGTTCGACAGGCGCTTGCGCCACAAGCGCTGGCAGTACCTGGCCCTGGCCCACCCACAGGTCTTCGTCGGCCTCGCCGTCGTCGACCTCGGCTGGGCGGCGCATGGATTCGCCTACGCCTTCCGGCGCGGCGAGGGCCGCCCGGTCTCCGTCGCGCGGGACGGCCTGCCGGCAGCATGCCGGGTGTCGTCGCGCCCGTTCGGCGATGCCGACGCGCGCCTGCCCGGACTGCGGCTGAACTTCATGCGCAGCGGCGACACGCTCGCGGTGCGCCTGCGCAGCCGGGTGCTGTCACTTGAAGCCGCGCTCGACCTGGCGCACATGGCGCCGCCGGCCTGCGTGATCGCCCCCGCAAACCTTCTCGCCCATTGCACGCACAAGAGTGCTGCGATCGACGTGACAGGCAGCCTCGAGATCGGCGGAGATCGGCTGGTGCTCGATGGCGCCTGCGCCAGCCTCGACCATTCCGACGGCCTGCTGGCGCATGACACGCGCTGGAACTGGGCCTCCGCCCATGCCAGCGGATTCGGCTTCAACCTGCAGGCCGGCTACATGGGGGACGCCGAGAACATCGTCTGGCTCGAAGGCCAGCCGTACAAGCTGGGCCCGGTGCACTTCGATTACAACGCTGCCGACCCCCTTGCGCCCTGGCGCATACGCTCGGCATGCGGCAATACCGATTTGCGCTTCGCGCCGGAAGGTCTGCATCGCGGAAACAAGAACCTCGGGCTGGTCGCCAGCCGTTTCGTGCAGGCAATCGGCTGTTTCAGCGGTCGCATCGGTGCCCCCGGCACGGCGACGCTGGAAATCCGCGAGCTGCTCGGCGTCACGGAGGATCACGCATCGCGCTGGTAA
- a CDS encoding class I SAM-dependent methyltransferase produces MTAERPDQLPPPSPDALAASQALTDKIRAAIDDAGGWIPFSGYMALALYSPGLGYYSGGARKFGPGGDFITAPELTPLFGQALAAQLSDLLQQTAPVVLEVGAGTGLLAADLLAALALAGHLPEHYQILELSGELRARQQETLQQKVPTLASRVKWIDTLPEAFDGVVVANEVLDVMPVELAVWRDGGIYQRGVTWQGRLCWADRPASGELLTAAMALPAPMSERGEYVSEICLASRAWIREWSRRLSRGALLLVDYGYPRHEYYLPSRSTGTLICYYRHRAHPDPFLWPGLTDITSFVDFTAVAETAFDAGLDVHGYIDQGAFLLNCGLLERLAERGPTEHADYIRAARAAQRLIAPHEMGELFKVLALGHGIAGPLRGFVRGDRLHTL; encoded by the coding sequence ATGACTGCAGAACGCCCCGACCAGCTCCCACCCCCCTCGCCTGACGCGCTGGCTGCCAGCCAGGCCCTGACCGACAAGATCCGCGCCGCGATCGACGATGCCGGCGGGTGGATCCCGTTTTCCGGCTACATGGCACTGGCGCTGTACAGCCCCGGCCTGGGTTACTACAGCGGCGGTGCGCGCAAGTTCGGCCCCGGCGGCGACTTCATTACCGCACCCGAACTGACCCCTCTTTTCGGACAAGCGCTTGCCGCGCAGCTCAGCGATCTGCTGCAGCAAACCGCGCCGGTGGTGCTGGAAGTCGGCGCCGGCACCGGACTGCTCGCCGCCGATCTGCTCGCCGCGCTGGCGCTTGCCGGCCACCTGCCGGAGCACTACCAGATCCTCGAACTGTCCGGCGAGCTGCGGGCGCGCCAGCAAGAAACCTTGCAGCAGAAGGTGCCCACGCTGGCGAGCCGTGTGAAATGGATCGACACGCTGCCGGAGGCCTTCGACGGTGTCGTAGTCGCCAACGAAGTGCTCGACGTGATGCCGGTGGAGCTGGCGGTCTGGCGCGATGGCGGCATCTACCAGCGCGGTGTCACCTGGCAGGGCCGCTTGTGCTGGGCCGACCGGCCGGCCAGCGGCGAGTTGCTGACGGCCGCCATGGCCCTGCCAGCGCCGATGTCTGAACGCGGTGAATACGTCAGCGAAATCTGCCTCGCCTCGCGTGCGTGGATCCGCGAATGGTCGCGTCGCCTCTCGCGCGGGGCGCTGCTGCTCGTCGACTATGGCTATCCTCGCCACGAGTACTACCTGCCGTCACGCAGCACCGGTACGCTGATCTGCTACTACCGCCACCGCGCGCACCCCGACCCGTTCCTGTGGCCGGGGCTGACCGACATCACCAGCTTCGTCGATTTCACCGCCGTCGCCGAGACCGCATTCGACGCTGGCCTCGATGTACACGGTTACATCGATCAGGGCGCCTTCCTGCTCAACTGCGGGCTGCTGGAGCGCCTCGCCGAGCGGGGCCCCACCGAACACGCGGACTACATCCGAGCCGCCCGGGCCGCACAGCGCCTGATTGCCCCGCACGAGATGGGCGAATTGTTCAAGGTGCTGGCCCTTGGCCACGGCATCGCCGGGCCGCTGCGCGGCTTTGTGCGCGGCGATCGCCTGCACACGCTTTGA
- a CDS encoding DJ-1/PfpI family protein — protein MTLCIGLYLFDDVEILDFAGPLEVFTTASRVFERLHPGAPPPFSTALIARQTKIRTRGGMIVEVPCSLDTHPALDVIVVPGGVVDGELERNEVVTWLAAQASRVRRVASVCTGAFLLGEAGLLEGRRCTTHWEDIAALRSRYPNAHVVSDARFVDDGTVITSAGISAGLDMSLYLVARLADRSLAVRTARQMDYAWHGAPEPATQ, from the coding sequence ATGACACTGTGCATCGGGCTCTACCTGTTCGACGATGTCGAGATCCTCGACTTCGCCGGTCCGCTTGAGGTCTTCACCACCGCAAGCCGCGTCTTCGAACGCCTCCACCCGGGCGCACCGCCCCCCTTCAGCACCGCCCTCATCGCCCGCCAGACAAAGATCCGCACCCGCGGCGGGATGATCGTCGAGGTGCCCTGCTCGCTCGACACGCACCCCGCGCTGGACGTGATCGTGGTGCCCGGCGGGGTTGTCGACGGCGAGCTCGAACGCAATGAGGTCGTCACCTGGCTGGCGGCACAGGCAAGCCGGGTGCGCCGCGTCGCGTCGGTATGTACCGGCGCCTTCCTGCTCGGCGAAGCCGGTCTGCTGGAAGGGCGCCGCTGCACCACCCACTGGGAAGACATCGCCGCCCTGCGCAGCCGCTATCCGAACGCCCATGTCGTCAGCGACGCCCGCTTCGTCGATGACGGCACGGTGATCACCTCCGCCGGCATCTCGGCCGGGCTTGACATGAGCCTCTACCTGGTCGCGCGCCTCGCGGACCGATCGCTCGCGGTGCGCACCGCCCGGCAGATGGACTACGCCTGGCACGGCGCGCCCGAGCCTGCGACCCAATAG